GTGGCAGCAGGATATGCATCACAAAATTCATCACGCCGCTATTCAGCTGTTTCACAGAAAACATGCTCTACAAATCAGCATTCTCTCACTGAAGTGATTGCGTGTAAGGAACGTTGTCGTCCTGCACTGGAAGAAATCGTTCAGACAACAGGAGAATGTGCTCATCTTGCGGTCTTGGTTGAAGACCGAGTGTGGTATGTAGATAAGGTTGACTCTCTGCGACCATTAAAAGTAGACCACCCGATAGGTTCTCTATCACCGCTGCACTGTACCGCACTTGGAAAGGCTTTTCTGGCCTTTGGAAATGCCCAAATTCCAAATGAACTAAAGATTTATACTCAGAAAACAATCATCAATTTACCTCATATACATCAAGAACTTTTGCAAACTCGCAAGGTTGGTTTCGCAATTGATAATGAGGAATTTTCAGAAGGAATTCGATGTGCTGCATATCCATTATTTGATGGTCGAGGAGGTATGATCGCAGCTATTGGAATTTCA
The SAR324 cluster bacterium DNA segment above includes these coding regions:
- a CDS encoding IclR family transcriptional regulator; translated protein: MTVRLLQSLTRGLKALDILREADAPLRMTHIAELLDVDKSNASHILKTLVAAGYASQNSSRRYSAVSQKTCSTNQHSLTEVIACKERCRPALEEIVQTTGECAHLAVLVEDRVWYVDKVDSLRPLKVDHPIGSLSPLHCTALGKAFLAFGNAQIPNELKIYTQKTIINLPHIHQELLQTRKVGFAIDNEEFSEGIRCAAYPLFDGRGGMIAAIGISGPSVRIQHEHLKTFGAILKNVANKLNFSEVT